The following coding sequences are from one Triticum aestivum cultivar Chinese Spring chromosome 5A, IWGSC CS RefSeq v2.1, whole genome shotgun sequence window:
- the LOC123106423 gene encoding uncharacterized protein, whose product MDTPQKKAGSTGRKIASPCPDAVRLVSQWTLSTGCFFLVIFALDHAFDHFNFQIPCSPSGIFLRCVEPTDAVALANAAAESAGWIGMLWCGAAQTAAAALALHLPCRYRRVRRALAYIARPLAIVGHSLHARATVLLYAADPGSLFAVMGWTLIIVFLAVFDLLCFLILMLGREVRTECD is encoded by the exons ATGGACACCCCGCAAAAGAAGGCTGGATCCACGGGCAGGAAGATAGCGTCTCCGTGCCCGGATGCTGTCCGGCTGGTCAGCCAGTGGACACTCTCCACCGGCTGCTTCTTCCTCGTCATCTTCGCACTCGACCACGCTTTCGACCACTTCAATTTCCAAATCCCGTGCAGCCCG TCCGGGATCTTTCTGCGGTGCGTCGAGCCCACGGACGCGGTGGCCCTTGCCAACGCCGCCGCGGAAAGCGCCGGCTGGATCGGGATGCTGTGGTGCGGCGCGGCACAGACGGCCGCGGCCGCGCTGGCTCTGCATCTCCCATGCCGCTACCGCCGGGTCCGCCGTGCCCTCGCCTACATCGCCCGCCCGCTCGCCATCGTCGGCCACAGCCTGCACGCCCGCGCCACCGTCCTCCTCTACGCCGCGGACCCAGGATCCCTCTTCGCCGTGATGGGCTGGACCCTGATCATAGTCTTCTTGGCGGTGTTCGACCTCCTCTGCTTCCTGATCCTCATGCTGGGACGTGAGGTGAGGACTGAGTGCGACTGA